A single Stutzerimonas stutzeri DNA region contains:
- the infB gene encoding translation initiation factor IF-2 has protein sequence MTQVTVKELAQVVDTPVERLLQQMREAGLSHTSAEQVVTDNEKQALLAHLKSSHGAKVDEPRKITLQRKTTTKLKVGGSKTISVEVRKKKTFVKRSPDEIEAEKQRELEEQRAAEEAARQKAAEEARLLAEEEARRRAEAEAATKAQAPAAEPQEPAAAAETESTPVVAAAPVEERKKDEPRRPDKARSDDDERRDRKQAQHRPSLKAKAPLSRTVRSGEDDADGFRRGGRGKSKLKKRNAHGFQSPTGPIVREVAIGETITVGDLAQQMSVKAAEVIKFMFKMGSPVTINQVLDQETAQLIAEELGHKVKLVSDNALEEQLAELLKFEGEAITRAPVVTVMGHVDHGKTSLLDYIRRAKVAAGEAGGITQHIGAYHVETDRGMVTFLDTPGHAAFTAMRARGAQATDIVILVVAADDGVMPQTIEAIQHAKAAGVPLVVAVNKIDKPGADLDRIRSELSVHEVTSEEWGGDTPFVPVSAKMGTGVDELLEAVLLQAEILELTATPSAPGRGVVVESRLDKGRGPVATVLVQDGTLRQGDMALVGSNYGRIRAMLDENGKPIKEAGPSIPVEILGLDGTPDAGDELSVLADEKKAREVALFRQGKFREVKLARAHAGKLENIFENMGQEEKKTLNIVLKSDVRGSLEALQGSLSSLGNDEVQVRVIGGGVGGITESDANLALASNAVLFGFNVRADAGARKIVEQEGLDLRYYNVIYDIIEDVKKALTGMLGSDVRENILGIAEVRDVFRSPKFGAVAGCMVTEGMVHRNRPIRVLRDDVVIFEGELESLRRFKDDVAEVRAGMECGIAVKSYNDVKAGDKIEVFEKVEVARSL, from the coding sequence ATGACGCAAGTCACGGTGAAAGAACTGGCCCAGGTGGTCGACACACCGGTCGAGCGACTGCTGCAGCAGATGCGTGAGGCAGGACTGTCGCACACCAGCGCCGAGCAAGTAGTGACCGATAACGAAAAGCAGGCCCTGTTGGCGCACCTCAAGAGCAGCCACGGCGCCAAGGTGGACGAGCCGCGCAAGATCACCTTGCAGCGCAAGACCACGACCAAGCTGAAGGTTGGCGGTAGCAAAACCATCAGTGTTGAGGTTCGCAAGAAGAAGACCTTCGTCAAGCGTAGCCCTGACGAAATCGAAGCCGAGAAGCAGCGCGAGCTGGAAGAGCAGCGTGCGGCGGAAGAGGCGGCTCGGCAGAAGGCTGCCGAGGAAGCACGTCTGCTCGCCGAGGAAGAAGCGCGTCGTCGGGCTGAAGCCGAAGCGGCCACCAAGGCGCAGGCGCCTGCGGCCGAGCCTCAGGAGCCGGCTGCGGCTGCTGAGACTGAGTCGACTCCGGTCGTCGCTGCCGCCCCGGTCGAGGAGCGTAAGAAGGATGAGCCGCGTCGCCCCGATAAGGCGCGTAGTGACGACGACGAACGTCGCGATCGCAAGCAGGCCCAGCATCGTCCTTCCTTGAAGGCGAAGGCTCCGCTTTCCCGTACCGTGCGCAGCGGCGAAGACGATGCCGATGGGTTCCGTCGTGGCGGTCGTGGCAAGTCGAAGCTGAAAAAGCGCAATGCGCATGGTTTCCAGAGCCCGACCGGCCCGATCGTTCGCGAGGTTGCCATCGGTGAAACCATCACCGTCGGCGATCTGGCGCAGCAGATGTCGGTCAAGGCGGCTGAAGTCATCAAGTTCATGTTTAAAATGGGCAGCCCGGTCACCATCAACCAGGTGCTGGACCAGGAAACTGCCCAGCTGATCGCCGAAGAGTTGGGCCACAAGGTCAAGCTGGTCAGCGATAACGCGCTCGAAGAACAGTTGGCCGAGCTGCTGAAGTTCGAAGGCGAGGCCATTACGCGTGCGCCGGTCGTGACCGTGATGGGTCACGTCGACCACGGCAAGACCTCGTTGCTCGACTACATTCGTCGCGCCAAGGTCGCGGCCGGTGAGGCGGGTGGCATTACCCAGCACATCGGTGCCTATCACGTGGAAACCGACCGCGGCATGGTCACCTTCCTCGATACGCCCGGCCACGCAGCGTTTACCGCAATGCGTGCACGGGGCGCGCAGGCGACCGACATCGTCATCCTGGTGGTGGCGGCCGATGACGGCGTCATGCCTCAGACCATCGAGGCGATCCAGCACGCCAAGGCTGCGGGTGTTCCGCTGGTCGTGGCGGTAAACAAGATCGACAAGCCGGGCGCCGATCTCGATCGGATTCGCAGCGAGCTGTCTGTTCACGAAGTGACCTCCGAAGAGTGGGGCGGTGATACGCCGTTCGTGCCGGTTTCCGCGAAGATGGGTACGGGTGTCGATGAGCTGCTCGAGGCGGTGTTGCTTCAGGCTGAAATCCTTGAGTTGACGGCAACCCCGTCGGCACCGGGTCGTGGTGTGGTGGTCGAATCGCGTCTGGATAAAGGACGTGGTCCGGTAGCGACCGTTCTGGTACAGGACGGCACCTTGCGTCAGGGCGACATGGCGCTGGTCGGCTCGAACTATGGCCGTATCCGCGCGATGCTTGACGAGAACGGCAAGCCGATCAAGGAAGCCGGTCCATCGATTCCGGTCGAAATCCTTGGTCTCGACGGCACGCCGGACGCTGGCGACGAGCTCAGCGTACTGGCCGATGAGAAGAAGGCGCGGGAAGTGGCCTTGTTCCGTCAGGGCAAGTTCCGCGAAGTGAAGCTGGCTCGTGCGCATGCCGGCAAGCTGGAAAACATCTTCGAGAACATGGGGCAGGAAGAGAAGAAGACGCTCAACATCGTCCTCAAATCCGACGTTCGCGGTTCGCTCGAGGCGTTGCAGGGTTCGCTCAGCAGCCTGGGTAACGACGAAGTTCAGGTTCGCGTGATCGGTGGCGGTGTCGGTGGTATCACCGAGAGCGACGCCAACCTGGCGCTGGCATCCAACGCGGTGCTGTTCGGCTTCAACGTCCGTGCCGATGCCGGTGCGCGCAAGATCGTCGAACAGGAAGGTCTGGACCTGCGTTACTACAACGTGATCTACGACATCATCGAAGACGTCAAGAAAGCCCTGACCGGGATGCTTGGCAGCGACGTCCGGGAGAACATCCTCGGTATCGCCGAGGTTCGCGATGTGTTCCGTTCGCCGAAGTTCGGCGCCGTTGCAGGCTGCATGGTCACCGAAGGTATGGTGCACCGCAACCGCCCGATTCGCGTACTGCGCGACGACGTGGTCATCTTCGAAGGCGAGCTGGAGTCCCTGCGTCGCTTCAAGGACGACGTCGCCGAGGTCCGTGCCGGCATGGAATGCGGTATCGCGGTGAAGAGCTACAACGACGTCAAGGCGGGTGACAAGATCGAAGTCTTCGAGAAGGTCGAAGTGGCGCGTTCGCTCTAA
- the nusA gene encoding transcription termination factor NusA: MSKEVLLVVESVSNEKGVPAGVIFEALELALATATKKRFEDEVDLRVEINRQNGSYETFRRWTVVEEEDFDDPAHQLTVDMPQAREANAKVGDVLEEKIESIEFGRIAAQTAKQVIVQKVREAERAQVVEAYRDRLGEIISGTVKKVTRDSVIVDLGNNAEALLAREDIIARETFRVGARVRALLKEIRTENRGPQLILSRTAPQMLIELFRIEVPEIAEGLIEVMGASRDPGSRAKIAVRSKDKRIDPQGACIGMRGSRVQAVSGEIGGERVDIVLWDENPAQFVINAMAPAEVAAIIVDEDAHAMDIAVGEDNLAQAIGRGGQNVRLASQLTGWTLNVMTEADIQTKQQEETGDILRNFIEELDVDEELAQVLVEEGFTSLEEIAYVPMEEMLGIEGFDEDIVNELRTRAKDRLLTKAIATEEKLADAQPAEDLLELEGMDKELAVELAMRGVITREDLAEQSIDDLLDIDGIDQERAGKLIMAARAHWFE; this comes from the coding sequence ATGAGCAAAGAAGTACTGCTGGTTGTGGAGTCGGTATCCAACGAAAAAGGCGTACCGGCCGGTGTGATCTTCGAAGCATTGGAGCTGGCCTTGGCCACGGCTACCAAGAAGCGCTTCGAGGACGAGGTGGATCTGCGTGTTGAGATCAATCGTCAGAACGGAAGCTATGAGACCTTTCGTCGCTGGACGGTGGTCGAGGAAGAGGATTTCGACGATCCGGCTCACCAGCTGACTGTCGATATGCCCCAGGCACGCGAAGCCAACGCCAAGGTCGGTGACGTCCTGGAAGAAAAGATCGAGTCGATCGAGTTCGGTCGTATCGCTGCGCAGACTGCCAAGCAGGTCATCGTGCAGAAGGTCCGCGAGGCCGAGCGTGCTCAGGTGGTCGAGGCCTATCGCGACCGTCTGGGTGAGATCATTTCCGGCACGGTAAAGAAAGTGACCCGTGACAGCGTCATCGTCGATCTGGGGAACAATGCCGAGGCGTTGCTGGCGCGCGAAGACATCATCGCCCGCGAAACCTTCCGTGTCGGTGCTCGGGTACGAGCGCTGCTGAAAGAGATTCGTACCGAGAACCGTGGTCCGCAGTTGATCCTGTCGCGTACGGCCCCGCAGATGCTGATCGAGCTGTTCCGCATCGAAGTCCCGGAAATCGCCGAGGGTCTGATCGAAGTGATGGGCGCTTCGCGTGATCCCGGTTCGCGCGCCAAGATCGCTGTCCGCTCGAAGGATAAGCGTATCGACCCGCAGGGCGCCTGCATCGGCATGCGTGGCTCCCGCGTTCAGGCTGTTTCCGGCGAAATCGGTGGCGAGCGTGTCGACATCGTGCTGTGGGACGAGAATCCTGCGCAGTTCGTCATCAACGCAATGGCGCCGGCTGAAGTGGCCGCCATCATTGTCGATGAAGATGCACATGCCATGGATATCGCGGTCGGCGAAGACAATCTGGCCCAGGCCATCGGTCGTGGCGGCCAGAATGTTCGGCTCGCCAGCCAGCTGACCGGCTGGACGCTGAACGTGATGACCGAGGCTGACATCCAGACCAAGCAGCAGGAAGAAACCGGCGACATCCTGCGCAATTTCATCGAAGAGCTGGATGTCGATGAAGAACTGGCACAAGTACTGGTCGAGGAAGGTTTCACTTCGCTCGAAGAGATCGCCTACGTTCCAATGGAGGAAATGCTCGGCATCGAAGGCTTCGACGAAGATATCGTCAACGAGCTGCGAACCCGCGCCAAGGATCGCCTGCTGACGAAGGCGATCGCAACGGAAGAAAAACTGGCAGACGCCCAGCCGGCCGAGGATTTGCTCGAGCTGGAAGGCATGGACAAGGAACTGGCGGTCGAGTTGGCAATGCGGGGTGTCATCACCCGCGAAGACCTGGCCGAGCAGTCGATTGACGACCTGCTCGACATAGACGGCATAGATCAAGAACGTGCCGGCAAGCTGATCATGGCCGCCCGAGCCCATTGGTTCGAGTAA
- the rimP gene encoding ribosome maturation factor RimP, with protein sequence MSSKLEQLQALLAPVVEALGYQCWGIEFISQGRHSLLRVYIDHSDGILVDDCEKVSRQLSGVLDVEDPISSDYTLEVSSPGMDRPLFTLEQYAAHVGEQVKIKLRSPFEGRRNFQGLLRGVEEQDVVVLVDDHEYLLPIDMIDKTNIIPRFE encoded by the coding sequence ATGTCGAGCAAGCTAGAACAGTTGCAGGCCTTGTTGGCCCCGGTGGTCGAGGCGCTCGGCTATCAATGCTGGGGTATCGAGTTTATTTCGCAGGGTCGACATTCGTTGTTGAGGGTCTATATCGATCATTCAGACGGGATTCTTGTCGATGACTGCGAGAAGGTCAGCCGCCAACTGAGCGGTGTGCTCGACGTCGAAGATCCGATCAGTTCCGATTACACCCTCGAGGTGTCCTCGCCTGGTATGGATCGGCCGCTGTTCACGCTTGAGCAGTACGCGGCGCACGTGGGCGAACAGGTCAAAATAAAGCTGCGCTCGCCCTTTGAGGGCCGGCGCAATTTCCAGGGTCTTCTCCGCGGGGTCGAGGAGCAGGATGTGGTGGTGCTGGTCGATGATCACGAATATCTGTTGCCGATCGACATGATCGACAAGACCAACATAATTCCCCGTTTTGAGTGA
- the secG gene encoding preprotein translocase subunit SecG, with protein sequence MLQTVVIVVHLLVAIGVVVLVLLQQGKGADAGASFGSGASATVFGSQGSSTFLSRFTAILAGVFFVTSLGLAFFATRQADQMSQVGLPDPAVLEVPASKPAVEDVPVLESAPSAPSADEVPQVQEQQ encoded by the coding sequence ATGTTGCAGACTGTTGTGATTGTGGTGCATCTGCTGGTTGCCATTGGTGTGGTTGTGCTGGTGTTGCTACAGCAGGGCAAGGGTGCGGATGCGGGTGCGTCTTTCGGTTCGGGTGCTTCGGCAACCGTATTCGGAAGCCAAGGTTCCTCTACCTTTCTTAGTCGTTTTACTGCTATACTTGCCGGCGTTTTTTTCGTGACTAGTCTGGGGTTGGCGTTCTTCGCCACACGCCAGGCTGATCAGATGTCGCAGGTTGGTTTGCCGGATCCGGCGGTATTGGAAGTCCCGGCGAGCAAGCCAGCAGTTGAGGATGTGCCGGTTCTGGAATCCGCTCCGTCCGCACCTAGTGCAGACGAGGTACCTCAAGTCCAGGAGCAGCAGTAA
- the tpiA gene encoding triose-phosphate isomerase, which translates to MRRPLVAGNWKMNGTRASVAELIEALRQQALPAAVEVVVFPSCVHLVQVVSGLEGSAIAVGAQDCAAQVGFGAFTGEESASQLVDAGCRWVLVGHSERRLVLGESDEVVSRKFSAALECGMTPVLCLGETLEERESGQTLEVVGRQLARVVADAGIAAFERAVVAYEPVWAIGSGLTATPQQAQEVHAAIREQLAREDRRIAEGARLLYGGSVKAENAAELFGMADIDGGLIGGASLKANDFGAICRAAGN; encoded by the coding sequence ATGCGTCGCCCACTGGTAGCTGGTAACTGGAAGATGAACGGTACCCGCGCCAGCGTCGCAGAGCTGATCGAGGCGCTTCGCCAGCAGGCGCTTCCTGCCGCGGTGGAAGTGGTTGTGTTTCCATCCTGTGTGCACCTTGTGCAGGTTGTGAGCGGCCTGGAAGGCAGTGCAATTGCCGTAGGCGCTCAGGACTGTGCGGCACAAGTCGGCTTCGGCGCCTTTACCGGCGAAGAGTCCGCTTCGCAACTGGTTGATGCGGGTTGCAGGTGGGTACTGGTTGGCCACTCCGAGCGACGTCTGGTTCTGGGCGAAAGCGACGAGGTGGTGAGCAGAAAGTTTTCGGCGGCACTGGAATGCGGAATGACTCCGGTGCTGTGTCTGGGTGAGACGCTGGAAGAGCGTGAGTCCGGGCAGACGCTGGAAGTGGTGGGGCGTCAGTTGGCCCGGGTGGTCGCTGATGCCGGGATTGCCGCTTTCGAGCGCGCGGTGGTGGCGTACGAGCCGGTCTGGGCGATAGGTTCCGGGCTCACGGCGACGCCGCAACAGGCTCAAGAGGTACATGCCGCTATCCGGGAGCAGCTGGCGCGTGAGGATCGACGTATCGCTGAAGGCGCGCGTCTCCTGTACGGTGGCAGTGTAAAGGCGGAAAATGCCGCCGAGCTGTTCGGGATGGCGGATATCGATGGGGGGCTTATCGGTGGTGCCTCTCTGAAAGCGAATGATTTCGGTGCGATCTGTCGTGCCGCAGGGAACTGA
- the glmM gene encoding phosphoglucosamine mutase: protein MGRKYFGTDGIRGHVGQFPITPDFMLKLGWAAGMAFRKHGKCRILIGKDTRISGYMFESALQAGLSAAGADVLLLGPMPTPAVAYLTRTFHADAGIVISASHNPHHDNGIKFFSGRGTKLPDEVELMIEELLDTPMTVVESAQLGKASRINDAAGRYIEFCKSSVPTSTDFSGMKIVLDCAHGATYKVAPSVFRELGAEVVVIAAQPDGLNINADVGSTHVAQLQKAVVDQGADLGIAFDGDGDRVMMVDHTGAQVDGDELLYIIATDLQDRDRLAGGVVGTLMSNLGLELALKARDIPFVRAKVGDRYVMAEMLERNWVLGGENSGHIVCAQHVTTGDAIIAALQVVLALRRRGQNLAHERLAWKKCPQVLINVRFAGDKDPISHPQVQAVCDSVTERMAGRGRVLLRKSGTEPLVRVMVEGDDENQVRSYAEELANAVTEVCA from the coding sequence ATGGGTAGAAAATATTTTGGAACCGACGGCATCCGCGGTCACGTCGGACAGTTTCCGATTACGCCGGACTTCATGCTCAAGCTTGGCTGGGCAGCCGGAATGGCGTTTCGCAAGCATGGAAAGTGCCGCATCCTGATAGGCAAGGACACGCGTATCTCAGGTTACATGTTCGAATCCGCTTTGCAGGCCGGGCTTTCGGCCGCAGGCGCCGACGTGCTGCTGCTGGGGCCCATGCCCACGCCTGCGGTCGCCTATCTGACCCGTACGTTTCATGCTGACGCTGGAATAGTGATCAGCGCCTCGCACAATCCCCACCATGACAACGGCATCAAGTTCTTTTCCGGGCGCGGGACCAAGCTCCCTGACGAAGTCGAGCTGATGATCGAGGAACTGCTGGATACTCCGATGACGGTTGTGGAGTCGGCGCAGCTTGGCAAGGCATCACGAATCAACGATGCGGCCGGTCGTTACATTGAGTTTTGCAAGAGCAGCGTGCCGACCAGTACGGATTTCTCCGGCATGAAGATCGTGCTCGATTGTGCGCACGGCGCCACCTACAAGGTGGCGCCCAGCGTATTCCGTGAGCTCGGGGCAGAAGTGGTGGTTATCGCAGCCCAACCTGACGGCCTGAATATCAACGCCGACGTAGGGTCGACCCACGTGGCGCAACTGCAGAAGGCCGTGGTTGACCAGGGCGCGGATCTGGGTATCGCCTTCGACGGCGACGGCGATCGGGTGATGATGGTCGACCATACCGGCGCGCAGGTCGATGGCGACGAGTTGCTCTACATCATCGCCACGGACCTGCAGGATCGTGATCGCCTGGCGGGCGGTGTGGTCGGCACGCTGATGAGCAACCTCGGCCTGGAGCTGGCGCTGAAGGCGCGCGATATTCCCTTCGTCCGGGCCAAGGTGGGTGATCGTTACGTGATGGCGGAAATGCTCGAGCGCAACTGGGTGCTCGGTGGCGAAAACTCGGGGCATATCGTTTGTGCTCAACATGTGACGACCGGAGATGCCATCATCGCGGCGTTGCAGGTCGTGCTTGCGCTGCGGCGTCGGGGGCAGAACCTCGCGCATGAGCGTCTAGCCTGGAAGAAGTGTCCGCAAGTCCTGATCAATGTGCGTTTCGCCGGCGACAAAGATCCCATTTCCCACCCCCAGGTCCAGGCGGTCTGCGACAGTGTCACTGAGCGCATGGCCGGCCGCGGCCGCGTGCTGCTGCGCAAGTCGGGTACCGAGCCGTTGGTGCGCGTGATGGTTGAAGGGGACGATGAGAATCAGGTTCGGTCTTACGCCGAAGAGTTGGCGAATGCAGTTACCGAAGTTTGTGCGTGA
- the folP gene encoding dihydropteroate synthase, with the protein MTEPLHPTRLSCGSRVLDLSRPHVMGILNVTPDSFSDGGQHASLDAALRHAEAMVAAGATLIDVGGESTRPGARVVSPIEELERVAPVVEAITRELDVIVSVDTSTPAVMRESARLGAGLINDVRSLARDGALDAAADTGLPVCLMHMRGEPGDMQNDPRYDDVTAEVVRFLRERMKVCVTAGIPVGRIVLDPGFGFAKTLSHNLSLFKHMEQIHALGRPLLVGVSRKSMVGHALGRDVAHRLYGSLALAALAVAKGACILRVHDVAETVDVVRMIAAVQAAE; encoded by the coding sequence ATGACCGAACCGTTGCATCCGACCCGGCTGTCCTGTGGCAGCCGGGTTCTTGATTTATCGCGCCCGCATGTCATGGGCATCCTCAACGTCACGCCTGATTCCTTTTCCGATGGCGGTCAACATGCCAGTCTCGATGCGGCGTTGCGCCACGCTGAGGCGATGGTGGCGGCTGGCGCGACCTTGATTGACGTGGGAGGAGAGTCGACCCGTCCCGGGGCGCGCGTCGTTTCGCCAATCGAGGAGTTGGAGCGCGTTGCGCCGGTTGTCGAGGCGATTACGCGTGAGCTCGACGTAATCGTCTCGGTCGACACCTCGACCCCGGCGGTGATGCGCGAGAGCGCGCGGCTTGGTGCGGGGCTGATCAATGATGTGCGCTCGCTCGCTCGCGATGGCGCGCTGGACGCGGCGGCGGATACCGGCCTGCCGGTGTGCCTGATGCACATGCGGGGTGAGCCGGGCGACATGCAGAACGATCCTCGTTACGACGATGTGACCGCTGAAGTCGTGCGTTTCCTTCGCGAACGCATGAAGGTGTGTGTCACGGCGGGCATTCCCGTCGGGCGAATCGTGCTAGATCCGGGCTTCGGATTCGCCAAGACCCTTTCGCATAATCTCAGTCTGTTCAAACATATGGAGCAGATCCATGCGTTGGGTCGGCCCTTGCTGGTCGGTGTGTCACGAAAGAGCATGGTAGGCCACGCGTTGGGACGTGATGTAGCGCATCGCTTGTACGGCAGCCTTGCGCTTGCTGCGCTGGCAGTTGCCAAGGGCGCGTGCATCCTGCGCGTGCACGACGTGGCCGAAACGGTTGATGTGGTTCGTATGATTGCTGCAGTGCAGGCGGCTGAATAG
- the ftsH gene encoding ATP-dependent zinc metalloprotease FtsH: MAKNLILWLIIAAVLVTVMNNFSSPTEPQTLNYSDFIEQVKEGRVERVTVDGYVITGKRSDGETFKTIRPAIQDNGLIGDLINNNVVIEGKQPEQQSIWTQLLVASFPILVIIAVFMFFMRQMQGGAGGKGGPMSFGKSKARLLSEDQVKTTFADVAGCDEAKEEVTELVEFLRDPGKFQRLGGRIPRGVLMVGSPGTGKTLLAKAVAGEAKVPFFTISGSDFVEMFVGVGASRVRDMFEQAKKHAPCIIFIDEIDAVGRHRGAGLGGGHDEREQTLNQLLVEMDGFEMNDGIIVIAATNRPDVLDPALLRPGRFDRQVVVGLPDIRGREQILKVHMRKVPLGDTVEPALIARGTPGFSGADLANLVNEASLFAARAGKRVVEMKEFELAKDKIMMGAERKSMVMSEKERLNTAYHEAGHAIVGRVVPEHDPVYKVSIIPRGRALGVTMFLPEEDRYSLSKRALISQICSLFGGRIAEEMTLGFEGVTTGASNDIMRATQLARNMVTKWGLSEKLGPLMYAEEEGEVFLGRSAGSQHTNVSGDTAKLIDQEVRSIIDHCYGTAKQILADNRDKLDLMAETLMKYETIDSDQIDDIMAGRTPREPRDWQDGSGPTGTPVQPEGGRPQTPIGGPAGEH, translated from the coding sequence ATGGCAAAAAACCTGATTCTGTGGTTGATCATTGCCGCTGTCCTGGTGACGGTGATGAACAACTTTTCCAGCCCGACCGAGCCGCAGACGCTCAACTATTCGGATTTCATCGAGCAGGTGAAAGAGGGTCGGGTAGAGCGCGTGACCGTCGACGGATACGTCATCACCGGCAAGCGCAGTGATGGCGAGACGTTCAAGACGATTCGCCCGGCGATTCAGGACAACGGCCTGATCGGCGATCTGATCAACAACAACGTGGTCATCGAGGGCAAGCAGCCGGAGCAGCAGAGCATCTGGACGCAACTGCTCGTGGCCAGTTTCCCGATCCTGGTCATCATCGCCGTGTTCATGTTCTTCATGCGCCAGATGCAGGGCGGCGCCGGCGGCAAGGGCGGGCCGATGAGCTTTGGTAAGAGCAAGGCTCGCCTGCTGTCAGAAGATCAGGTCAAGACGACCTTCGCCGACGTCGCCGGTTGCGACGAGGCCAAGGAAGAAGTTACCGAACTGGTCGAATTCCTTCGCGATCCGGGCAAGTTCCAGCGCCTCGGCGGACGCATACCGCGTGGCGTCCTGATGGTGGGTTCGCCGGGTACCGGTAAGACGCTGCTCGCCAAGGCGGTTGCTGGCGAGGCCAAGGTCCCGTTCTTCACCATCTCGGGTTCGGACTTCGTTGAAATGTTCGTCGGTGTCGGTGCCAGCCGCGTCCGCGACATGTTCGAACAAGCCAAGAAGCATGCGCCGTGCATCATCTTCATCGACGAGATCGACGCCGTCGGTCGTCATCGTGGCGCCGGCCTCGGCGGCGGGCATGACGAGCGCGAGCAAACCCTCAACCAGTTGCTGGTGGAGATGGACGGTTTCGAAATGAATGACGGTATTATCGTCATCGCCGCGACCAACCGCCCCGACGTGCTCGACCCCGCGCTGCTGCGTCCTGGTCGCTTCGATCGCCAGGTGGTTGTCGGGTTGCCGGATATTCGCGGTCGCGAGCAGATCCTCAAGGTCCACATGCGCAAGGTTCCGCTCGGCGACACTGTCGAGCCGGCATTGATCGCTCGTGGCACGCCTGGTTTCTCGGGTGCCGATCTCGCCAACCTGGTCAACGAGGCCTCGTTGTTCGCTGCGCGTGCCGGTAAGCGCGTGGTGGAAATGAAGGAGTTCGAGCTGGCCAAGGACAAGATCATGATGGGCGCCGAGCGCAAATCGATGGTGATGTCCGAGAAGGAGCGTCTCAACACGGCGTATCACGAAGCGGGCCATGCAATCGTCGGTCGCGTCGTGCCGGAGCATGATCCCGTCTACAAGGTTTCGATCATTCCTCGTGGCCGGGCGCTGGGCGTCACGATGTTCCTTCCCGAGGAAGACCGCTATAGCCTGTCCAAGCGAGCGCTGATCAGCCAGATCTGCTCGCTGTTCGGCGGACGAATCGCCGAGGAGATGACCCTTGGCTTCGAGGGCGTCACCACCGGAGCGTCGAACGACATCATGCGCGCCACTCAGCTGGCTCGGAACATGGTCACCAAATGGGGTCTTTCCGAGAAGCTCGGTCCGCTGATGTATGCCGAAGAGGAGGGTGAAGTCTTCCTTGGGCGCAGTGCCGGCAGCCAGCACACCAACGTATCGGGTGACACGGCCAAGCTGATCGACCAGGAAGTGCGCAGCATCATCGACCACTGCTACGGGACGGCCAAGCAGATACTGGCCGACAACCGTGACAAGCTCGACCTGATGGCCGAAACGCTGATGAAGTACGAAACGATCGACTCCGATCAGATCGATGACATCATGGCGGGCCGCACGCCGCGCGAGCCTCGTGACTGGCAGGACGGCTCAGGGCCTACCGGAACTCCGGTGCAGCCCGAAGGCGGCCGCCCGCAGACGCCGATCGGTGGTCCCGCCGGCGAGCACTAA
- the rlmE gene encoding 23S rRNA (uridine(2552)-2'-O)-methyltransferase RlmE, translated as MARSKTSPRWLKEHFDDPYVKMAQRDGYRSRASYKLLEIQEKDRILRPGMTVVDLGAAPGGWSQVTSRVIGDRGRLIASDILPMDSIADVTFVLGDFTEDEVFAEILQAIGDTQVDLVISDMAPNMSGVKVADQARAMFLCELALDLAMRVLRPGGDFLIKIFQGEGFDAYLKDVRQNFDKVQMRKPLSSRDRSREQYLLARGYRGDGNELQAARS; from the coding sequence TTGGCACGCTCCAAGACCAGCCCGCGTTGGCTGAAAGAACATTTCGACGACCCCTACGTAAAGATGGCGCAGCGCGACGGCTATCGGTCACGGGCGAGCTACAAGCTGCTGGAGATCCAGGAAAAGGATCGTATCCTGCGGCCCGGCATGACTGTGGTCGACCTCGGCGCGGCTCCGGGCGGGTGGTCGCAGGTTACCAGCCGGGTCATTGGCGACCGCGGGCGCCTGATCGCATCCGACATCCTGCCCATGGATAGCATCGCCGATGTGACCTTCGTGCTCGGGGACTTTACCGAAGACGAGGTGTTCGCCGAAATCCTCCAGGCCATCGGCGACACGCAGGTCGACCTTGTGATTTCCGACATGGCCCCCAATATGAGTGGGGTGAAGGTCGCCGACCAGGCGCGGGCGATGTTCCTCTGCGAGCTGGCGCTTGACCTGGCGATGCGGGTGCTGCGTCCAGGTGGCGATTTTCTGATCAAGATCTTCCAGGGTGAGGGCTTTGATGCCTACCTGAAGGATGTGCGACAGAACTTCGACAAGGTGCAGATGCGCAAGCCCTTGTCTTCACGGGACCGTTCGCGTGAGCAATACCTGTTGGCGCGCGGCTATCGAGGCGATGGCAACGAGCTGCAGGCGGCGCGGTCCTAG
- a CDS encoding YhbY family RNA-binding protein — MPLTNEQKKQYKSIGHHLKPVLIVSENGLTEGVQAELERALNDHELIKVQLRISERDDRRAVMEDLCTIGHCELVQSIGKMALVYRKNPKVNKQLSNVHRFQA; from the coding sequence ATGCCGCTCACCAACGAGCAGAAGAAACAGTACAAATCCATCGGCCATCACCTGAAGCCGGTATTGATCGTGTCCGAGAACGGTCTGACCGAAGGCGTCCAGGCCGAATTGGAGCGCGCCTTGAACGATCACGAGTTGATCAAGGTACAGCTAAGAATCAGCGAACGCGATGACCGCCGTGCAGTCATGGAAGACCTCTGCACGATCGGCCACTGCGAGCTGGTTCAATCCATCGGCAAGATGGCGTTGGTCTATCGCAAGAATCCGAAGGTGAACAAGCAGTTGTCGAACGTGCATCGCTTTCAAGCCTGA